A genomic segment from Nicotiana sylvestris chromosome 1, ASM39365v2, whole genome shotgun sequence encodes:
- the LOC104212054 gene encoding uncharacterized protein has product MHQKKSEVQIGKESSCISSDFNPTPPLLSPSSSLHHKPPHPHIYPPPTPPQALIFSSSSSPSVPPPLQILIDNGNDPIVPSPTSTTTKTTPHKRPLLGVSTNNHHNPSSSSSSSILKSPTLSDSLHKYPFSSAPKGQYPSRILNHFHVYHRLRHLRRVLRLHLRLILLLSLPFFYFLVSHPTNSFFLDFLSAFAFSAALLFSLNLALPRLPSIRLFLARSLPIKLTSTNQVSRQQLPVFWSIGSRPKIDKRVNSGCWVQAYSNGDVYEGEFHKGKCSGSGVYYYYMSGRYEGDWVDGKYDGYGVETWARGSRYRGQYRQGLRHGFGVYRFYTGDVYAGEWSNGQSHGCGVHTCEDGSRYVGEFKWGVKHGLGHYHFRNGDTYAGEYFADKMHGFGVYCFANGHRYEGAWHEGKRQGLGMYTFRNGETQCGHWQNGVLDIPSTQNASYPVSPVAVYHSKVLNGVQEARRAAERAYDVAKVDERVGRAVAAANRAANAARVAAVKAMQKQMHRRSNSDDLPIPVA; this is encoded by the exons ATGCATCAGAAGAAATCTGAAGTTCAGATCGGAAAAGAAAGCAGTTGCATCTCTTCCGATTTCAATCCCACACCACCCcttctttctccttcttcttctcttcATCACAAACCTCCCCACCCCCATATTTACCCCCCTCCTACTCCTCCTCAAGCtttgattttttcttcttcttcctctccttcTGTGCCTCCTCCCCTTCAAATCTTGATTGACAATGGAAATGACCCAATTGTCCCTAGCCCCACCTCTACCACCACCAAGACCACCCCTCACAAGAGACCCCTTTTGGGTGTTTCCACAAACAACCACCACaacccttcttcttcctcaagctcttCTATTCTAAAGTCTCCAACTTTATCTGATTCTCTTCACAAATACCCTTTTTCTTCTGCTCCCAAGGGTCAATACCCATCAAGAATTTTGAACCATTTCCATGTTTACCACCGGCTCCGCCACCTCCGCCGTGTCCTTCGCCTCCATCTCCGGTTAATACTCCTCCTCTCCCTTCCTTTCTTCTATTTCTTGGTTTCTCATCCAACTAACtctttctttttggattttctatcTGCTTTTGCTTTCTCTGCTGCTTTACTGTTTTCACTCAATTTAGCACTGCCTAGGCTTCCTTCAATCAGGTTGTTCTTGGCTAGGTCCTTGCCAATTAAGCTTACTTCAACTAACCAAGTATCTAGGCAGCAATTACCAGTGTTTTGGTCAATTGGGTCGCGGCCTAAGATCGATAAAAGGGTAAATTCAGGTTGTTGGGTGCAGGCTTACAGTAATGGAGATGTGTATGAGGGTGAGTTCCATAAGGGGAAATGTAGTGGCAGTGGAGTTTATTACTATTACATGAGTGGGAGGTATGAAGGTGATTGGGTTGATGGGAAGTATGACGGCTATGGGGTGGAGACGTGGGCGAGGGGAAGTCGATATAGGGGTCAGTATAGGCAGGGCCTTAGGCATGGTTTTGGAGTATATAGGTTTTACACAGGCGACGTGTATGCTGGGGAGTGGTCCAACGGTCAAAGTCATGGTTGTGGAGTTCATACATGTGAGGATGGTAGCCGGTATGTAGGTGAATTCAAGTGGGGAGTCAAGCATGGCCTTGGCCACTACCACTTCAG GAATGGAGATACATATGCTGGAGAATATTTTGCAGATAAGATGCATGGTTTTGGAGTATATTGTTTTGCAAATGGGCATCGCTACGAAGGAGCGTGGCATGAGGGAAAGAGACAAGGGCTTGGGATGTATACTTTTAGAAATGGAGAAACCCAATGTGGTCATTGGCAAAATGGGGTTCTTGACATTCCAAGCACGCAGAATGCCTCCTATCCTGTATCCCCTGTTGCTGTTTACCACTCCAAAGTGCTAAATGGTGTACAG GAGGCTCGTCGAGCAGCAGAGCGGGCATATGATGTGGCCAAGGTTGATGAAAGAGTGGGCAGAGCAGTTGCAGCTGCCAACAGGGCAGCCAATGCAGCTAGAGTGGCAGCAGTAAAAGCCATGCAAAAGCAAATGCATCGTCGGAGTAACAGTGATGACCTTCCAATCCCCGTGGCGTAA